A single genomic interval of Alteromonas sp. BL110 harbors:
- the asnB gene encoding asparagine synthase B: MCGIFGILDIKTDVSELRTQALDLSKLLRHRGPDWSGIWNNDNTILCHERLAIVDVDTGAQPLISQNDKQILAVNGEIYNHKQLAADLDEPYPFKTRSDCEVILPLFQQKGIDFIDDLEGMFAFILYDEEQDAYLIARDHIGIIPLYTGYDEHGNFYVSSEMKALAGVCKTISEFPPGHYLWSKEGKITKYYKRDWMEYDNVKDNTSDLDELRVAFEKAVKSHMMSDVPYAVLLSGGLDSSLVSAVAAQYVAKRVEDEDKTDAWWPRLHSFAVGLEGAPDLKAAKKVADMIGTVHHEIHFTIQEGLDAIRDVIFHLETYDTTTIRAATPMYLMTRKIKAMGIKMVLSGEGSDEIFGGYLYFHKAPNAKEFHEETVRKLDRLHMFDCARANKATSAWGVEARVPFLDKNFIDVAMRLNPQDKMCLDGKMEKWILRKAFDNGETLPAEVLWRQKEQFGDGVGYSWIDSIRDFVENEVTDQQLATAEFRFPVNTPDTKEGYYYRTIFESYFPQESAARCVPGGKSIACSTAEALEWDESFKNNADPSGRSMKDVHAGES; the protein is encoded by the coding sequence TAGATACAGGGGCTCAGCCTCTTATCAGCCAAAACGATAAGCAAATTCTTGCTGTTAACGGCGAGATTTATAACCACAAGCAGCTAGCCGCTGACTTAGATGAGCCGTATCCATTTAAAACCCGTTCAGATTGTGAAGTTATCCTTCCGCTTTTTCAGCAAAAAGGCATCGACTTTATTGATGATTTAGAAGGTATGTTCGCGTTTATTCTTTACGATGAAGAACAAGACGCTTACCTGATTGCCCGTGACCATATTGGCATTATTCCGCTTTATACGGGTTATGACGAACACGGTAACTTTTATGTTTCGTCAGAAATGAAAGCACTAGCGGGTGTATGTAAGACAATTAGTGAATTTCCTCCAGGTCACTACCTGTGGAGCAAAGAAGGAAAAATCACTAAGTATTACAAACGCGATTGGATGGAATACGACAACGTAAAAGACAACACAAGCGATTTAGACGAACTTCGCGTAGCGTTTGAAAAAGCAGTGAAGTCACACATGATGTCTGACGTGCCTTACGCAGTATTGTTATCTGGAGGTCTAGACTCATCACTGGTTTCTGCTGTAGCTGCGCAGTACGTAGCCAAACGTGTTGAAGATGAAGACAAGACTGACGCGTGGTGGCCACGCCTACACAGTTTTGCTGTAGGTCTTGAAGGTGCTCCTGACCTTAAAGCAGCGAAGAAAGTAGCGGATATGATTGGTACCGTTCACCATGAAATTCACTTCACTATTCAAGAAGGTTTAGATGCCATTCGTGATGTTATCTTCCATTTAGAAACCTACGACACAACCACCATCCGCGCCGCGACTCCTATGTACCTTATGACCCGTAAAATTAAAGCGATGGGCATTAAAATGGTGCTATCGGGTGAAGGCTCTGATGAAATCTTTGGTGGCTATCTGTATTTCCATAAGGCACCAAATGCCAAAGAGTTCCACGAAGAAACGGTACGTAAGCTCGATCGTCTTCATATGTTTGACTGTGCTCGTGCCAACAAAGCAACGTCAGCATGGGGTGTTGAAGCACGTGTTCCTTTCTTAGATAAGAACTTTATTGACGTAGCCATGCGCCTTAACCCACAAGACAAGATGTGTCTTGATGGCAAAATGGAAAAATGGATCCTTCGTAAAGCGTTTGATAACGGCGAAACCCTTCCAGCAGAAGTATTATGGCGTCAAAAAGAACAGTTTGGTGACGGCGTGGGTTATTCGTGGATTGACTCAATTCGCGACTTTGTTGAAAACGAAGTAACCGACCAGCAGCTGGCTACTGCGGAATTCCGCTTCCCAGTAAATACACCTGACACCAAAGAAGGCTACTACTACCGCACTATTTTCGAGAGCTACTTCCCTCAAGAGAGTGCTGCGCGCTGCGTACCAGGCGGCAAGTCAATCGCCTGTAGTACTGCAGAAGCTCTTGAGTGGGACGAGAGCTTTAAGAACAATGCCGACCCTTCTGGTCGCTCAATGAAAGACGTTCACGCTGGCGAGTCTTAA
- a CDS encoding amino acid ABC transporter substrate-binding protein, whose translation MHSLNLLKKAVTAAITLCLLAIVPMADAATWTITYPRPIDDSDARAQYPIALLKLALDKTGVNYELRPSDRILLTSKAMRQLRENREVNVVWSMTDNQREKELTPIRIPIAKGLIGFRVFVINEDKKSKFDNVLSLNDMRKLVPIQGEEWPDTKILQANGFNVFTVPEFRAAYDMIKQGKGDFFPRSVMEVSAELEEEGLVTNLYLEPSMALYYPTAMYYFVNVNNKTLENLIHTGLNRAIKDGSFDDLFESTYSPILESLDVSERKIFTLENPLLPIETPLTNSALWYKVKQQ comes from the coding sequence ATGCACAGCTTAAACTTGCTTAAAAAAGCTGTTACTGCAGCGATTACTTTGTGTCTTTTGGCTATCGTACCAATGGCTGATGCCGCTACGTGGACGATTACCTACCCCAGGCCTATCGACGACTCTGACGCGCGGGCTCAATATCCAATCGCTTTACTTAAACTGGCTCTCGATAAAACAGGTGTTAATTACGAGCTGCGTCCTTCGGATCGCATATTACTGACGAGTAAGGCTATGCGTCAGCTTCGTGAGAATAGGGAAGTGAACGTTGTCTGGAGCATGACAGATAACCAGCGTGAAAAAGAACTGACTCCCATTCGAATACCTATCGCCAAAGGGCTTATTGGCTTTCGGGTCTTCGTTATAAACGAAGATAAGAAGTCGAAGTTTGATAACGTATTGTCGCTAAACGATATGCGTAAACTTGTCCCTATCCAAGGGGAAGAGTGGCCCGATACCAAAATTTTGCAAGCTAACGGGTTCAATGTCTTCACTGTGCCTGAATTTCGTGCTGCGTATGACATGATAAAGCAAGGAAAAGGCGACTTTTTTCCCCGCTCGGTGATGGAGGTGAGCGCAGAACTCGAAGAAGAGGGCCTTGTCACTAACCTCTACCTTGAGCCTTCAATGGCACTTTATTACCCCACAGCAATGTATTACTTCGTTAATGTAAATAATAAAACATTAGAAAATCTCATTCACACTGGGTTAAATAGAGCCATAAAAGACGGGTCATTTGACGACTTGTTTGAATCTACCTATTCGCCTATCTTAGAATCTCTAGACGTTAGTGAGCGCAAAATATTTACTTTGGAAAACCCATTGCTTCCTATTGAAACGCCTCTCACTAATTCTGCACTCTGGTATAAAGTAAAACAGCAATAA
- the queE gene encoding 7-carboxy-7-deazaguanine synthase QueE has translation MSTLNINEMFETIQGEGAHTGIPSIFVRLQGCPVGCPWCDTKHTWEIKPDLSVSPQAVITKGKESESYFISTEDALLAEFSKQGYVAKHVVITGGEPCMYDLRPLTTLLHDSGYTTQIETSGTFEVMCDERTYVTVSPKINMKGGYDVLVSALERANEIKHPIAMQKHIDELDALLSNVSSLEGKQVCLQPISQQKRATELAVRTCIERNWRLSLQTHKYIGIE, from the coding sequence ATGTCCACATTAAACATCAATGAGATGTTTGAAACTATCCAGGGTGAAGGAGCTCACACAGGTATTCCTTCTATCTTTGTTCGCCTGCAGGGCTGTCCTGTAGGCTGCCCATGGTGTGATACCAAACATACATGGGAAATTAAGCCTGATTTAAGTGTTTCGCCACAGGCGGTGATAACCAAAGGTAAAGAGTCAGAAAGCTATTTCATCTCAACCGAAGACGCCTTACTGGCCGAATTTAGTAAACAAGGGTACGTGGCAAAACACGTGGTCATCACAGGTGGTGAGCCTTGCATGTATGATCTACGTCCGTTGACAACCTTGCTACACGATAGTGGTTACACCACACAAATTGAGACCAGCGGCACCTTTGAAGTTATGTGTGACGAGCGCACTTACGTTACCGTTTCACCTAAAATAAATATGAAAGGTGGATACGATGTTTTAGTCAGCGCATTAGAAAGAGCAAACGAAATTAAGCATCCTATTGCTATGCAAAAGCATATTGATGAGCTTGACGCGCTGTTGAGCAATGTATCATCGCTAGAAGGAAAACAGGTTTGTTTACAACCAATTAGCCAGCAGAAGCGAGCGACTGAACTGGCTGTGCGTACTTGTATTGAGCGCAACTGGCGGCTATCTTTACAAACACACAAATACATTGGCATTGAGTAA
- the queC gene encoding 7-cyano-7-deazaguanine synthase QueC: protein MSENVVVIYSGGMDSFTVLHKALKAGKKVHALSFNYGQRHKKELDYAAGVCQSLNVPHKIVDISAINTLIGGSALTSDIDVPEGHYEEPSMKQTVVPNRNMILLSLAVGYAVSLDANEVYYGAHSGDHAIYPDCRPEFVYKMNDVCGIANYTPVTIMTPYIDDSKTAILTDGLSMGLDYGQTWTCYNGREKACGKCGACEERLEAFKENNATDPLEYE from the coding sequence ATGTCAGAAAATGTTGTTGTTATCTATTCAGGAGGCATGGACTCTTTCACGGTACTGCACAAAGCACTAAAGGCAGGCAAAAAAGTCCACGCATTAAGCTTTAACTACGGTCAGCGTCATAAAAAAGAACTCGACTATGCGGCTGGCGTGTGTCAATCACTTAATGTGCCACACAAAATTGTTGATATTAGCGCTATTAACACTCTTATTGGCGGCTCTGCTCTAACGTCAGATATCGACGTGCCTGAAGGCCACTATGAAGAACCAAGCATGAAACAAACGGTAGTGCCTAACCGTAACATGATATTGCTGTCATTGGCGGTTGGTTATGCTGTGAGTTTGGACGCCAATGAAGTCTATTATGGTGCACATTCAGGGGATCACGCCATTTACCCCGACTGCCGCCCAGAATTCGTGTATAAAATGAATGATGTATGCGGTATTGCAAACTATACCCCCGTTACCATTATGACGCCTTATATCGACGACAGCAAAACAGCTATTTTGACCGACGGTTTGTCAATGGGTTTGGACTATGGGCAAACATGGACATGCTATAACGGCAGAGAAAAAGCCTGCGGGAAATGCGGTGCATGTGAAGAGCGTTTAGAAGCTTTTAAGGAAAATAACGCTACCGACCCTTTAGAGTACGAATAA
- a CDS encoding LysR family transcriptional regulator, whose product MLNRLQESDIKLLRVFYAVASCNGFTAAEPVLRMQRPNISAAIKKLEERLDLVLCHRGRGGFQMTKEGEVVFQETKRIFNAFDNFVFNLKSLHDDYSGHITLVLMAGLPLSMHMAVSKAVKSTMKKFDDIHVNIQTRLYNEVEHVALSGECHLVVSTYDMVKPESVTFHPVGIETEGRLYCAPTHPLAKYRDTELPENVKIGDYPAIGIAGLSSANYIEDETRLSIQTFSDSFDAAMSAIMTGEYIGLLPDYMAKEQGAALGLVPIAQGSLFNFSHELFVMNGKNTRLNPVLRHCIKELSYFISESQK is encoded by the coding sequence ATGCTTAATCGTCTTCAGGAGTCAGATATCAAGCTACTGCGTGTGTTTTATGCTGTAGCAAGCTGCAACGGATTTACTGCGGCTGAACCCGTGTTACGTATGCAACGTCCAAATATCAGTGCCGCCATTAAAAAGCTGGAAGAGCGTTTGGATTTGGTGCTATGCCATCGTGGGCGTGGTGGTTTTCAAATGACAAAAGAAGGTGAGGTGGTTTTTCAAGAAACCAAGCGCATCTTCAACGCATTCGATAACTTTGTATTCAACCTCAAATCCCTACACGATGACTACTCTGGTCATATCACGCTAGTGTTAATGGCAGGCCTCCCTCTTTCAATGCACATGGCTGTAAGTAAAGCGGTTAAAAGTACAATGAAAAAGTTTGATGATATCCATGTGAATATCCAAACTCGCTTATATAACGAAGTAGAACATGTAGCGCTTTCGGGTGAGTGTCACCTAGTGGTTTCAACCTATGACATGGTAAAACCCGAATCAGTGACTTTTCACCCTGTGGGAATTGAAACTGAAGGGCGTTTATATTGTGCGCCAACCCATCCGTTGGCAAAGTATCGCGACACTGAACTGCCAGAGAATGTGAAAATTGGTGATTATCCTGCGATTGGTATCGCTGGCCTGTCATCGGCTAATTATATTGAAGATGAGACCAGGCTATCTATTCAAACCTTTTCTGATTCTTTTGACGCCGCAATGTCCGCAATTATGACGGGCGAATATATCGGATTGTTACCTGATTACATGGCAAAAGAGCAGGGGGCGGCGTTAGGGCTTGTGCCTATTGCACAAGGTAGTCTCTTTAACTTTAGTCACGAGTTGTTTGTGATGAACGGCAAGAACACGCGATTAAACCCGGTATTGCGTCACTGCATTAAAGAGTTAAGCTATTTTATTTCTGAAAGTCAGAAATAG
- the uvrB gene encoding excinuclease ABC subunit UvrB produces the protein MSRGFELHSKYKPAGDQPKAIEALVDGLESGLAGQTLLGVTGSGKTFTMANVIKEVQRPTLILAHNKTLAAQLYGEMKEFFPNNAVEYFVSYYDYYQPEAYVPSTDTFIEKDASINDHIEQMRLSATKALMERRDVVIVASVSAIYGLGDPESYMKMLLHLRQGDTMDQRDILRRLAELQYKRNDLAFERGTFRVRGDVIDIFPADSEKQAVRVELFDDEIDKISLFDPLTGAVDKSVIRATVFPKTHYVTPREKILNAIEHIKVELGDRKKQLQEANKLIEEQRISQRTQFDIEMMMELGYCSGIENYSRYLSGRAPGEPPPTLLDYFPADGLMFIDESHVTVSQVGAMYRGDRSRKETLVEFGFRLPSALDNRPLKFEEFEQICPQTIYVSATPGDYELKKTDGEIVEQVVRPTGLLDPVIEVRPVATQVDDVLSEIQERVELDERVLITTLTKRMAEDLSEYLNEHGVKVRYLHSDIDTVERIEIIRDLRLGKFDVLVGINLLREGLDMPEVSLVAILDADKEGFLRAERSLIQTIGRAARHVNGKAILYGDSITKSMKKAIDETDRRRERQIAHNEANGITPMRLNKPITDIMDLGESAHPASGKVRLRKVEEKKKQQKTASATELMDQITELEKQMFEYARELEFEKAASLRDDIESLRKQVVALS, from the coding sequence ATGAGTAGAGGGTTTGAGCTTCATTCTAAATACAAGCCAGCGGGCGATCAGCCTAAGGCCATTGAAGCTTTGGTAGATGGCTTGGAAAGTGGTTTGGCCGGCCAGACACTGCTGGGTGTTACGGGGTCAGGTAAAACCTTTACTATGGCTAACGTCATTAAAGAAGTGCAGCGACCCACGCTTATACTGGCACACAATAAAACACTTGCGGCTCAGCTATACGGGGAAATGAAAGAGTTCTTCCCCAATAACGCCGTAGAGTACTTTGTTTCATATTACGACTATTATCAGCCAGAAGCTTACGTTCCCAGTACCGATACCTTCATTGAAAAAGATGCCTCGATTAATGATCACATCGAGCAAATGCGCTTATCTGCCACTAAAGCTTTGATGGAGCGCAGAGACGTTGTCATTGTTGCGAGTGTGTCAGCAATCTATGGCTTGGGCGATCCTGAATCCTATATGAAAATGCTGTTGCATCTTCGACAGGGCGATACCATGGATCAGCGTGATATTCTACGTCGCCTTGCTGAACTGCAGTATAAGCGTAACGATTTGGCCTTTGAACGGGGTACATTTCGCGTGCGTGGCGATGTCATTGATATTTTCCCCGCCGACTCTGAAAAGCAAGCCGTAAGGGTTGAGCTGTTTGACGATGAAATAGATAAAATTAGTTTATTTGACCCGTTAACGGGCGCGGTGGATAAGTCAGTTATTCGCGCGACGGTTTTCCCAAAAACACACTATGTAACACCGCGAGAGAAAATCTTAAATGCTATTGAGCATATTAAGGTCGAATTGGGCGATCGCAAAAAGCAGCTTCAAGAAGCGAACAAGCTAATTGAAGAACAACGTATTTCACAGCGTACCCAGTTCGATATCGAAATGATGATGGAGCTAGGCTATTGTTCGGGCATCGAAAACTACTCCCGCTATCTGTCAGGACGTGCACCGGGCGAGCCACCTCCGACCTTATTAGATTATTTCCCAGCAGATGGGTTGATGTTCATCGACGAATCTCACGTAACTGTTTCCCAAGTGGGAGCCATGTATCGAGGGGATCGCTCTAGAAAAGAAACCCTGGTGGAATTCGGTTTCAGATTGCCATCTGCGTTAGACAATCGCCCGCTTAAGTTCGAAGAATTTGAGCAAATCTGCCCTCAAACCATTTATGTTTCTGCAACGCCGGGCGACTATGAGTTGAAGAAAACTGACGGTGAGATAGTTGAGCAAGTGGTACGCCCAACAGGCCTATTAGACCCGGTTATTGAAGTACGCCCTGTAGCAACTCAGGTCGATGATGTACTCTCTGAAATTCAAGAGCGTGTAGAGCTCGACGAACGTGTGCTCATTACTACGCTAACAAAGCGAATGGCCGAGGACTTAAGCGAATACCTAAACGAGCATGGCGTAAAAGTACGCTATCTACATTCTGATATTGATACTGTTGAGCGTATTGAAATTATTCGCGACTTGCGGTTAGGTAAATTTGACGTATTGGTCGGTATCAACCTTTTACGTGAAGGTTTAGACATGCCTGAAGTCTCGCTCGTTGCTATTTTAGATGCCGATAAAGAAGGCTTTTTGCGGGCCGAACGCTCTCTAATTCAGACTATTGGTAGAGCAGCCCGTCATGTTAATGGTAAAGCTATTTTATATGGTGACAGCATTACTAAGTCCATGAAAAAGGCGATAGACGAAACGGATCGTCGTCGTGAAAGGCAAATAGCACACAACGAAGCTAATGGTATTACGCCAATGCGACTCAACAAGCCTATTACCGATATTATGGATTTAGGCGAAAGTGCGCATCCTGCTTCTGGTAAGGTAAGACTGCGCAAAGTTGAAGAAAAGAAAAAGCAACAGAAGACAGCAAGTGCAACCGAGTTGATGGATCAAATTACTGAACTTGAAAAGCAGATGTTTGAATATGCCCGAGAGCTTGAGTTTGAAAAAGCGGCTTCACTTCGTGACGATATTGAATCACTAAGAAAACAGGTAGTTGCGCTTTCTTAA
- a CDS encoding MATE family efflux transporter — translation MIKSNAKQRTSDLLGADIGITLKRMTIPMILGMVMMMSFGLIDTFFVSLLGTDPLAAISFTFPVTFTVISLNIGLGIGTSAIIGKLQGSKEITKSRHYATGSLMLSVLLVGTLAIIGFFTIEPVFKLLNATDNLMPYISDYMGLWYLSSIFLAMPMVGNSVLRACGDTRTPSIVMAAGGGLNALLDPIFIFGLGPIPAMGIKGAALATFIAWIVGALWILYILAVRRKLMLPRLLTLAELRDSSRDILKIGLPAAGANMLTPVAGGVMTAVVAGYGAEAVAAWGVGNRMESIASIVVLALSMTLPPFISQNVGAGQVERVKKAYSLTLKFVLVWQFGIFLVMWAMSSWIAVAFAHEAEVSVLIQLFLMIVPLGYGMQGIIILTNSSLNAMHRPMTALVLSVIRLFIFFVPISVAGSFFFDLKGLFAGTVIANIAMACVSLVVFKRALAQLETDTVDAQRG, via the coding sequence GTGATAAAAAGTAACGCTAAACAACGTACTTCCGACTTATTGGGAGCAGATATAGGTATTACGTTAAAGCGTATGACTATCCCTATGATATTGGGGATGGTAATGATGATGAGCTTTGGGCTTATCGATACCTTTTTCGTGAGCTTGTTGGGTACAGACCCTTTAGCCGCTATCAGTTTTACCTTTCCAGTGACCTTTACAGTAATAAGTCTGAACATTGGTTTAGGTATAGGAACATCTGCAATAATAGGGAAGTTGCAGGGTAGTAAGGAAATAACTAAGTCTCGACACTATGCTACAGGCTCGCTAATGCTGTCTGTTTTACTGGTAGGGACATTGGCAATAATTGGCTTTTTTACCATAGAGCCTGTGTTTAAATTGCTTAATGCGACAGACAACTTAATGCCATACATATCTGATTATATGGGGTTGTGGTATTTGTCGAGCATCTTTTTAGCTATGCCGATGGTGGGCAATAGTGTGCTGCGTGCGTGTGGCGATACCCGAACACCCAGTATAGTTATGGCGGCGGGCGGTGGATTAAACGCATTGCTTGACCCCATCTTCATTTTCGGACTTGGTCCCATTCCGGCGATGGGAATAAAAGGGGCGGCGCTGGCTACTTTTATTGCATGGATAGTCGGTGCACTATGGATACTTTATATTTTAGCCGTCCGGCGAAAGTTGATGTTGCCTCGACTACTAACACTAGCCGAACTGCGTGATAGCAGCCGTGACATTCTGAAAATAGGGCTGCCTGCGGCAGGTGCAAATATGCTAACCCCTGTTGCTGGTGGTGTAATGACAGCTGTAGTTGCTGGTTACGGCGCCGAAGCGGTTGCAGCTTGGGGGGTAGGTAATAGAATGGAGTCTATTGCCAGTATTGTTGTGCTGGCGCTTTCTATGACGCTGCCCCCATTTATCAGCCAAAACGTAGGAGCAGGGCAGGTAGAGCGGGTAAAAAAAGCATATTCGCTTACTTTGAAGTTTGTTCTAGTTTGGCAGTTCGGCATTTTTCTGGTTATGTGGGCAATGTCTAGTTGGATAGCCGTTGCTTTTGCTCATGAAGCAGAGGTAAGCGTATTAATACAGCTGTTTTTGATGATTGTGCCACTGGGTTACGGCATGCAAGGCATTATCATTCTGACTAATTCATCGTTGAACGCAATGCACCGCCCCATGACGGCGTTAGTATTAAGTGTCATCCGCTTATTTATTTTCTTCGTACCAATAAGCGTTGCCGGTAGTTTTTTCTTCGATCTGAAAGGGTTATTTGCCGGTACCGTCATCGCAAATATTGCAATGGCGTGTGTTTCACTTGTTGTTTTCAAGCGGGCGCTAGCTCAGTTGGAAACAGACACGGTAGATGCTCAGCGCGGCTAG
- the rsxA gene encoding electron transport complex subunit RsxA, producing MTEFLLLLIGTVLVNNFVLVKFLGLCPFMGVSGKLETAMGMSMATTFVLTLASASSYLVETYLLAPLGIGYLRTLAFILVIAVVVQFTEMVVHKTSPTLYRLLGIFLPLITTNCAVLGVALLNLTEQHNFMQSLIYGFGAAVGFSLVLVLFAAMRERLAAADVPVSFKGASIAMITAGLMSLAFMGFSGLVKV from the coding sequence ATGACTGAATTTTTACTGCTATTGATTGGTACAGTACTGGTTAACAACTTCGTGTTGGTTAAGTTTCTCGGTTTATGCCCGTTTATGGGTGTATCTGGAAAACTAGAAACCGCTATGGGTATGTCTATGGCCACAACATTTGTACTTACCCTTGCCTCCGCTTCAAGTTACTTAGTTGAAACCTATTTACTTGCCCCCTTAGGTATTGGCTACCTCAGAACGCTGGCATTTATTCTTGTTATTGCAGTAGTTGTGCAGTTCACAGAAATGGTCGTGCATAAAACAAGTCCTACCTTATATAGATTATTAGGTATATTCCTTCCTCTTATCACAACCAACTGTGCAGTTCTTGGTGTCGCTTTATTGAATCTTACCGAGCAACATAATTTCATGCAGAGTCTTATCTATGGATTCGGGGCTGCGGTAGGTTTCTCCCTGGTGTTAGTGTTATTCGCAGCCATGCGAGAGCGCCTAGCTGCAGCTGATGTACCCGTTTCTTTTAAAGGCGCGTCTATCGCCATGATTACTGCAGGCCTCATGTCCCTCGCATTTATGGGATTTAGTGGATTGGTGAAGGTGTGA
- the rsxB gene encoding electron transport complex subunit RsxB has protein sequence MSMSTAIILAVIAIGVLALIFGLVLGYASIRFKVEGDPLVEQIDAVLPQTQCGQCGYPGCKPYAEAIADGDDINKCPPGGEATIKKLADLMGVEPKPLDAAHGEEDVKKVAFIREDECIGCTKCIQACPVDAILGAAKHMHTVITDECTGCDLCVDPCPVDCIDMVPIVQTTSTWKWDFESSPKGDIPIKMVS, from the coding sequence ATGTCAATGTCTACTGCTATCATACTTGCTGTTATTGCAATTGGTGTCCTTGCCCTTATTTTTGGCCTAGTCTTGGGCTATGCGAGCATTCGCTTTAAAGTAGAGGGCGACCCACTAGTTGAGCAAATCGATGCTGTGTTACCCCAAACCCAATGCGGGCAATGTGGTTATCCAGGTTGTAAGCCTTATGCTGAAGCTATTGCAGATGGCGATGACATAAATAAGTGCCCACCTGGTGGCGAGGCAACAATCAAAAAACTCGCAGACTTGATGGGGGTTGAACCCAAACCACTTGATGCAGCACACGGCGAAGAAGACGTTAAGAAAGTTGCTTTTATTCGAGAAGATGAATGCATCGGCTGTACTAAGTGTATTCAAGCCTGCCCTGTCGATGCCATATTGGGTGCCGCAAAACATATGCACACAGTTATTACTGATGAATGTACAGGATGTGACTTATGTGTAGACCCTTGCCCCGTCGACTGCATTGACATGGTGCCAATCGTTCAAACTACTTCCACTTGGAAGTGGGATTTCGAATCATCACCTAAAGGTGATATCCCTATCAAAATGGTATCGTAA